In the genome of Pogona vitticeps strain Pit_001003342236 chromosome 13, PviZW2.1, whole genome shotgun sequence, one region contains:
- the LOC140702609 gene encoding folliculin isoform X1 has product MREEGTGESNVAPWRKEQPQSGLGAWLGTKASRAERRAGMNAIVVLCHFCELHGPRTLFCTEVLHAPLPQGAGNGDSPGLNEQADEEEGGIQMSSRIRSHSPADGASADSSSPGPKKSDMCEGCRSLPAGHPGYVSHDKETSIKYVSHQHPNHPQLFSIVRQACVRSLSCEVCPGREGPIFFGDEQHGFVFSHTFFIKDSLARGFQRWYSIITIMMDRIYLINSWPFLLGKIRGIIDELQGKALKVFEAEQYGCPQRAQRMNTAFTPFLHQRNGNAARSLTSLTNDENLWACLHTSFAWLLKACGSRLTEKLLEGAPTEDTLVQMEKLADLEEESEGWDNSEEEGEGKFPNQADVREGRELVKSPTDSSLMVDCGNWNVQSRNQSVFRSLRHLRQVLGPSAFRMLAWHVLMGNQVIWKARDADLVQSAFDVLRTMLPVGCVRIIAYSDKYEEAYRCNFLGLSPHVQIPSHILSSEFAVLVEVRAATRSSLYPVLFDDEQALSKYEFVVTSGSPVAADRGKPCDPSNWAHLWIGR; this is encoded by the exons ATGCGCGAAGAGGGGACGGGCGAGTCTAACGTAGCCCCTTGGAGGAAGGAGCAACCTCAATCAGGGCTAGGAGCTTGGCTTGGCACCAAAG CGAGCCGGGCAGAAAGAAGGGCCGGCATGAACGCCATCGTCGTCCTTTGCCACTTCTGTGAGCTTCATGGGCCGCGCACGCTTTTTTGCACGGAGGTCCTGCACGCGCCCCTTCCTCAAGGGGCAGGAAATGGAGACAGCCCCGGGCTGAACGAGCAGGCGGACGAGGAAGAAGGAGGCATCCAGATGAGCAGCCGGATCCGCTCCCACAGCCCGGCCGATGGGGCCAGCGCAGATTCCAGCAGCCCGGGCCCAAAGAAGTCCGATATGTGTGAG GGGTGTCGTTCTCTCCCTGCTGGGCACCCCGGCTATGTCAGCCATGACAAAGAGACCTCCATCAAATACGTCAGCCACCAGCATCCTAACCACCCACAGCTCTTCAGTATCGTACGCCAGGCCTGCGTCCGCAGCCTCAGCTGTGAG GTTTGCCCAGGACGGGAAGGCCCCATCTTTTTCGGGGACGAGCAGCACGGCTTTGTATTCAGCCATACTTTCTTCATCAAGGACAGCTTGGCCCGTGGTTTTCAGCGTTGGTACAGCATAATCACTATTATGATGGACCGCATCTACCTCATCAACTCGTGGCCTTTCCTCCTGGGGAAGATCAGAGGGATTATTGACGAGCTGCAGGGAAAAGCCCTAAAG GTCTTCGAAGCAGAGCAGTATGGATGCCCACAGCGCGCCCAACGGATGAACACGGCCTTCACACCTTTTCTGCACCAGCGGAATGGAAACGCGGCTCGTTCTCTCACCTCCTTGACCAACGACGAGAACCTTTGGGCATGTCTCCATACGTCCTTTGCTTG GCTTCTGAAGGCCTGTGGGAGCAGACTCACAGAGAAGCTCCTGGAAGGAGCACCGACAGAGGACACTCTGGTTCAAATGGAGAAACTAGCAG ATCTTGAGGAAGAATCAGAAGGCTGGGATAActctgaggaggagggagagggtaAATTCCCAAACCAAGCAGATGTTAGAGAAGGCCGCGAACTAGTCAAGAGCCCAACAGATTCCTCTCTCATGGTGGACTGTGGGAACTGGAATGTACAATCCAGAAATCAGTCTGTTTTCCGATCGCTTCGGCACTTGAGACAG GTTCTGGGTCCATCAGCTTTCCGTATGTTGGCATGGCATGTGCTCATGGGAAACCAGGTTATCTGGAAAGCAAGGGATGCAGACCTCGTCCAGTCTGCTTTTGATGTCCTTCGG ACAATGCTGCCTGTGGGCTGTGTTCGAATCATTGCCTACAGTGACAAATACGAGGAGGCTTATCGGTGTAACTTTCTAGGTCTCAGCCCCCATGTGCAGATCCCATCTCACATACTGTCATCTG AATTTGCTGTTCTTGTGGAGGTCCGTGCTGCTACGCGGTCAAGCCTCTACCCTGTCTTATTTGACGACGAGCAGGCTCTCAGCAAATACGAATTTGTGGTCACCAGTGGGAGCCCTGTGGCTGCAGACAGAGGTAAGCCATGTGACCCATCAAACTGGGCCCATTTATGGATTGGTAGGTAA
- the LOC140702609 gene encoding folliculin isoform X2: protein MREEGTGESNVAPWRKEQPQSGLGAWLGTKASRAERRAGMNAIVVLCHFCELHGPRTLFCTEVLHAPLPQGAGNGDSPGLNEQADEEEGGIQMSSRIRSHSPADGASADSSSPGPKKSDMCEGCRSLPAGHPGYVSHDKETSIKYVSHQHPNHPQLFSIVRQACVRSLSCEVCPGREGPIFFGDEQHGFVFSHTFFIKDSLARGFQRWYSIITIMMDRIYLINSWPFLLGKIRGIIDELQGKALKVFEAEQYGCPQRAQRMNTAFTPFLHQRNGNAARSLTSLTNDENLWACLHTSFAWLLKACGSRLTEKLLEGAPTEDTLVQMEKLADLEEESEGWDNSEEEGEGKFPNQADVREGRELVKSPTDSSLMVDCGNWNVQSRNQSVFRSLRHLRQVLGPSAFRMLAWHVLMGNQVIWKARDADLVQSAFDVLRTMLPVGCVRIIAYSDKYEEAYRCNFLGLSPHVQIPSHILSSEFAVLVEVRAATRSSLYPVLFDDEQALSKYEFVVTSGSPVAADRGPIRSLIDIW from the exons ATGCGCGAAGAGGGGACGGGCGAGTCTAACGTAGCCCCTTGGAGGAAGGAGCAACCTCAATCAGGGCTAGGAGCTTGGCTTGGCACCAAAG CGAGCCGGGCAGAAAGAAGGGCCGGCATGAACGCCATCGTCGTCCTTTGCCACTTCTGTGAGCTTCATGGGCCGCGCACGCTTTTTTGCACGGAGGTCCTGCACGCGCCCCTTCCTCAAGGGGCAGGAAATGGAGACAGCCCCGGGCTGAACGAGCAGGCGGACGAGGAAGAAGGAGGCATCCAGATGAGCAGCCGGATCCGCTCCCACAGCCCGGCCGATGGGGCCAGCGCAGATTCCAGCAGCCCGGGCCCAAAGAAGTCCGATATGTGTGAG GGGTGTCGTTCTCTCCCTGCTGGGCACCCCGGCTATGTCAGCCATGACAAAGAGACCTCCATCAAATACGTCAGCCACCAGCATCCTAACCACCCACAGCTCTTCAGTATCGTACGCCAGGCCTGCGTCCGCAGCCTCAGCTGTGAG GTTTGCCCAGGACGGGAAGGCCCCATCTTTTTCGGGGACGAGCAGCACGGCTTTGTATTCAGCCATACTTTCTTCATCAAGGACAGCTTGGCCCGTGGTTTTCAGCGTTGGTACAGCATAATCACTATTATGATGGACCGCATCTACCTCATCAACTCGTGGCCTTTCCTCCTGGGGAAGATCAGAGGGATTATTGACGAGCTGCAGGGAAAAGCCCTAAAG GTCTTCGAAGCAGAGCAGTATGGATGCCCACAGCGCGCCCAACGGATGAACACGGCCTTCACACCTTTTCTGCACCAGCGGAATGGAAACGCGGCTCGTTCTCTCACCTCCTTGACCAACGACGAGAACCTTTGGGCATGTCTCCATACGTCCTTTGCTTG GCTTCTGAAGGCCTGTGGGAGCAGACTCACAGAGAAGCTCCTGGAAGGAGCACCGACAGAGGACACTCTGGTTCAAATGGAGAAACTAGCAG ATCTTGAGGAAGAATCAGAAGGCTGGGATAActctgaggaggagggagagggtaAATTCCCAAACCAAGCAGATGTTAGAGAAGGCCGCGAACTAGTCAAGAGCCCAACAGATTCCTCTCTCATGGTGGACTGTGGGAACTGGAATGTACAATCCAGAAATCAGTCTGTTTTCCGATCGCTTCGGCACTTGAGACAG GTTCTGGGTCCATCAGCTTTCCGTATGTTGGCATGGCATGTGCTCATGGGAAACCAGGTTATCTGGAAAGCAAGGGATGCAGACCTCGTCCAGTCTGCTTTTGATGTCCTTCGG ACAATGCTGCCTGTGGGCTGTGTTCGAATCATTGCCTACAGTGACAAATACGAGGAGGCTTATCGGTGTAACTTTCTAGGTCTCAGCCCCCATGTGCAGATCCCATCTCACATACTGTCATCTG AATTTGCTGTTCTTGTGGAGGTCCGTGCTGCTACGCGGTCAAGCCTCTACCCTGTCTTATTTGACGACGAGCAGGCTCTCAGCAAATACGAATTTGTGGTCACCAGTGGGAGCCCTGTGGCTGCAGACAGAG GACCCATCCGGAGTCTTATAGATATTTGGTAA
- the LOC140702610 gene encoding bifunctional apoptosis regulator isoform X2, with protein MEAGVKWRAESLDVVSAASPGSSRRISISEFSCHCCYDILVDPTTLNCGHSFCRHCLALWWAASKKQECPECREKWEGFPKVNILLRDAIEKLFPDAIKQRKADIQQNPDVSHSLAAFQKYGTDQTLATPSVGRMNPRGGGFFSGVLTALTCVAVVLLGYHWSSRDSEDDLLVHKPVAKWTAEEVTHWLEQLGPWTSLYKDRFLLERVNGRLLLMLTEEDLSKAPYRVENSSHRKAIMTELERVKMLGMKPPQNLWEYKAVHPGKSLFLLYALKSSPRLTMLYFYLFDYTEAFLPFLHTICPVQDEEDFEEIMAKLLVSFQNPC; from the exons ATGGAAGCCGGTGTGAAGTGGCGCGCAGAGAGTCTGGATGTTGTGTCGGCCGCCTCTCCCGGATCCAGCCGGCGGATCTCCATCAGCGAATTTTCCTGCCACTGTTGCTACGACATCCTTGTCGACCCCACCACCCTGAACTGCGGGCACAGTTTCTGCAGGCATTGCCTGGCGCTCTGGTGGGCGGCCTCCAAGAAGCAGGAGTGCCCGGAGTGCCGAGAAAAGTGGGAGGGATTCCCCAAGGTCAACATCCTCCTCCG GGACGCCATTGAAAAGCTCTTCCCGGATGCGATCAAGCAGAGGAAGGCGGACATCCAGCAGAACCCCGACGTTTCCCACAGCCTCGCTGCCTTCCAGAAGTATGGGACGGATCAGACGTTGGCCACTCCCAGTGTGGGGAGGATGAATCCTCGGGGAGGGGGCTTCTTCTCTGGTGTCCTGACAGCGTTGACTTGTGTGGCG GTGGTTTTGCTCGGCTACCACTGGAGCAGCCGGGACTCGGAGGACGACCTCCTGGTCCACAAGCCTGTGGCCAAATGGACGGCCGAGGAGGTGACTCACTGGCTGGAGCAGCTCGGCCCTTGGACGTCCCTCTACAAAGACAGGTTTTTGCTTGAGAGAGTGAATGGAAG GCTGCTTTTAATGCTCACAGAGGAAGACTTGTCCAAGGCGCCCTACCGCGTGGAGAACAGTAGCCACAGGAAAGCCATCATGACGGAACTGGAGCGAGTGAAGATGCTGGGGATGAAGCCGCCACAGAACCTTTGGGAATACAAA GCGGTGCACCCAGGGAAATCTCTGTTCCTGCTCTACGCCTTGAAGAGTTCCCCCCGCCTCACCATGCTCTACTTCTACCTCTTCGATTACACGGAggccttcctccccttcctccataCCATCTGTCCCGTGCAGGACGAAGAAGATTTTGAGGAAATCATGGCCAAGCTTTTGGTCAGTTTTCAGAACCCATGCTGA
- the LOC140702610 gene encoding bifunctional apoptosis regulator isoform X1 — MGLSFGPLPFCPWLRPPQKCSPQECLGQPSVKGVLVPRNSSLGLHSRPRRLVERAVVLGSPWELHNGVGGVQRQAFPPCVMKRIPPCSLSLFFNRDAIEKLFPDAIKQRKADIQQNPDVSHSLAAFQKYGTDQTLATPSVGRMNPRGGGFFSGVLTALTCVAVVLLGYHWSSRDSEDDLLVHKPVAKWTAEEVTHWLEQLGPWTSLYKDRFLLERVNGRLLLMLTEEDLSKAPYRVENSSHRKAIMTELERVKMLGMKPPQNLWEYKAVHPGKSLFLLYALKSSPRLTMLYFYLFDYTEAFLPFLHTICPVQDEEDFEEIMAKLLVSFQNPC, encoded by the exons ATGGGCTTGTCTTTTGGGCCCCTCCCTTTTTGCCCATGGCTCCGCCCACCCCAGAAATGCAGCCCCCAAGAATGTCTTGGCCAGCCCTCGGTCAAAGGGGTCTTGGTCCCCAGGAATTCCTCTCTTGGTCTGCACAGCAGACCCAGAAGGCTGGTAGAGAGAGCAGTTGTCCTGGGGTCTCCGTGGGAGCTTCATAACGGGGTGGGGGGTGTCCAAAGACAGGCCTTCCCGCCCTGTGTGATGAAAAGAATCcccccctgctctctctctctctttttcaatagGGACGCCATTGAAAAGCTCTTCCCGGATGCGATCAAGCAGAGGAAGGCGGACATCCAGCAGAACCCCGACGTTTCCCACAGCCTCGCTGCCTTCCAGAAGTATGGGACGGATCAGACGTTGGCCACTCCCAGTGTGGGGAGGATGAATCCTCGGGGAGGGGGCTTCTTCTCTGGTGTCCTGACAGCGTTGACTTGTGTGGCG GTGGTTTTGCTCGGCTACCACTGGAGCAGCCGGGACTCGGAGGACGACCTCCTGGTCCACAAGCCTGTGGCCAAATGGACGGCCGAGGAGGTGACTCACTGGCTGGAGCAGCTCGGCCCTTGGACGTCCCTCTACAAAGACAGGTTTTTGCTTGAGAGAGTGAATGGAAG GCTGCTTTTAATGCTCACAGAGGAAGACTTGTCCAAGGCGCCCTACCGCGTGGAGAACAGTAGCCACAGGAAAGCCATCATGACGGAACTGGAGCGAGTGAAGATGCTGGGGATGAAGCCGCCACAGAACCTTTGGGAATACAAA GCGGTGCACCCAGGGAAATCTCTGTTCCTGCTCTACGCCTTGAAGAGTTCCCCCCGCCTCACCATGCTCTACTTCTACCTCTTCGATTACACGGAggccttcctccccttcctccataCCATCTGTCCCGTGCAGGACGAAGAAGATTTTGAGGAAATCATGGCCAAGCTTTTGGTCAGTTTTCAGAACCCATGCTGA
- the LOC140702522 gene encoding pentraxin-4, with protein MGGAQRLLSLFLLLACLQGIVLQQAGTGDPRKPFFERFRRLEEQFRRFQEVTLLRLQEIAGNYNVSYNIDAKFSHLLSKHESLETAANETQAAVREELRQLKVWTKKLQRKSRQQEHRIAAVEESWRESEKESGTEKERDTTLLSNLTQEVASQKREGRAIQASVGSLQKVVEGLQDALKNQGSKLDELEQRLKRPEDNKVLLLPGSPLAPAHLLSQPARVEPEPEAAGGPRPTLKKLQAKHRQRKKLQEESLRLAALSQSRATLSGSFQGQKVPFEGRLGPEAPSSRPGAQALGQPRPAAEDTASEEREGVPGPREPGKICNVESMLVFPNMSSENFATLKPGFSTELLELSLCTWVSTHANYLGTILSYATEENDNKLVLHGRDAAPRNSIHFVIGDPAFRELPVGRILDGEWHHLCVIWSSIQGRYWFYVDRRLASMGSKFRKGYEIPPSGSLVLGQEQDVPGGGFEPSESFVGFLAGFAMWDRALSPGEVSGVATGNGLPRGAILTLANVSALHGAVRRVSCACLEHCL; from the exons ATGGGGGGAGCCCAGCGCCTGCTGAGCCTCTTCCTGCTTCTTGCCTGCCTCCAGGGCATCGTGCTCCAACAGGCGGGGACTGGGGACCCACGGAAGCCCTTCTTTGAGAGGTTCAGGCGACTGGAAGAGCAG TTCCGCCGCTTTCAGGAGGTGACCCTCCTTCGCCTTCAGGAGATTGCGGGGAACTACAACGTCTCCTACAACATCGACGCCAAGTTCAGCCACCTTCTAAGCAAGCACGAGAGCTTGGAGACGGCGGCCAACGAGACCCAGGCGGCCGTCCGTGAAGAGCTGCGCCAGCTGAAGGTCTGGACAAAGAAGCTGCAGAGGAAAAGCCGGCAGCAAGAGCACAGGATCGCAGCCGTGGAAGAATCTTGGAGGGAAAGCGAGAAGGAGAGCGGAACCGAGAAGGAACGTGACACGACGCTCCTCTCCAACTTAACCCAAGAAGTGGCGAGCCAGAAACGGGAGGGCCGGGCCATCCAAGCCAGCGTAGGAAGCCTCCAGAAAGTGGTGGAGGGTCTCCAGGATGCCCTGAAGAACCAGGGGAGCAAGCTGGACGAACTAGAGCAGCGGCTAAAGAGGCCCGAGGACAACAAGGTGCTTCTTTTGCCCGGCAGCCCCCTGGCCCCAGCCCACCTCCTGAGCCAGCCTGCCCGAGTGGAGCCAGAGCCGGAGGCCGCCGGAGGACCGAGGCCGACCCTGAAGAAGCTGCAGGCCAAGCATCGGCAGAGGAAGAAGCTGCAAGAGGAGAGCCTCCGTCTCGCTGCCCTGTCCCAGAGCAGAGCTACGCTGAGCGGCTCCTTCCAGGGCCAGAAGGTTCCCTTCGAAGGCAGGCTCGGCCCAGAGGCGCCCTCCTCTCGGCCAGGAGCACAGGCTCTCGGACAACCACGTCCAGCTGCGGAGGATACGGCCTCAGAAGAGCGAGAAGGGGTGCCAGGACCGCGCGAACCAGGGAAAA tctgCAATGTAGAGTCTATGCTGGTCTTCCCCAACATGTCCTCTGAGAACTTTGCGACCCTGAAGCCTGGTTTTAGCACGGAACTGCTGGAGCTGAGCCTCTGCACGTGGGTGAGCACCCATGCCAACTATCTGGGCACTATCCTGTCTTACGCCACGGAAGAGAACGACAACAAGCTGGTGCTGCACGGCCGGGATGCTGCCCCCCGGAACAGCATCCACTTTGTCATTGGCGACCCAGCTTTCCGAGAGCTGCCGGTGGGACGGATCCTGGACGGCGAGTGGCACCACCTCTGTGTCATCTGGTCCTCCATCCAGGGGCGTTACTGGTTCTACGTGGACCGAAGGCTGGCCTCCATGGGGTCCAAGTTCCGGAAAGGCTACGAGATTCCCCCCAGCGGATCTCTCGTTCTGGGGCAGGAACAAGACGTGCCGGGAGGTGGATTCGAACCCTCTGAATCGTTTGTGGGTTTTCTGGCTGGTTTTGCTATGTGGGATCGTGCCCTTTCTCCGGGGGAGGTCTCCGGCGTCGCCACCGGGAATGGCCTTCCTCGTGGTGCTATCCTGACCCTGGCGAACGTCTCTGCCCTCCACGGGGCCGTGCGGAGAGTGAGCTGCGCCTGCCTGGAACACTGCCTGTGA